One Sanguibacter sp. HDW7 DNA window includes the following coding sequences:
- a CDS encoding FABP family protein has product MAFAFPDGLAPEAYPLAWLVGRWTGAGVIKYPDIPETPFVQDVTFDHDGGPYLRYESTIRLPAEDDEAEPTVWSTETGYWRISPEPFEGIGEGQTSLEVLLADPAGRVSVYLGAIGNGRVDLGSDFIARTGTGADVTASKRIYGLVEGRLLWAWELAAFGKPLQNYASAELDRVTE; this is encoded by the coding sequence GTGGCCTTCGCCTTCCCTGACGGTCTCGCCCCCGAGGCCTATCCTCTCGCCTGGCTCGTCGGACGCTGGACCGGCGCCGGCGTCATCAAGTACCCGGACATCCCGGAGACGCCGTTCGTCCAGGACGTGACGTTCGACCACGACGGTGGCCCCTACCTGCGCTACGAGTCGACGATCCGCCTGCCCGCGGAGGACGACGAGGCCGAGCCCACCGTGTGGTCCACGGAGACCGGCTACTGGCGCATCTCGCCCGAGCCCTTCGAGGGCATCGGCGAGGGGCAGACGTCGCTCGAGGTCCTGCTCGCCGACCCGGCGGGGCGCGTGAGCGTCTACCTCGGCGCCATCGGCAACGGTCGCGTCGACCTGGGCTCCGACTTCATCGCGCGGACCGGCACCGGCGCGGACGTCACGGCGTCCAAGCGCATCTACGGCCTCGTCGAGGGTCGTCTGCTGTGGGCGTGGGAGCTCGCCGCGTTCGGCAAGCCGCTGCAGAACTACGCCTCGGCCGAGCTCGACCGCGTCACGGAGTGA
- a CDS encoding folate-binding protein, which produces MTGQDATPVRWSPLLARHGAVPALAPDEGVAWHYGDPFGEQRALERRNAFADLSHTGVVTVTGPDRLTWLHSITSQQLTGLAPRTSTELLVLDPHGHVEHAAGVVDDGTTTWLLTDGDHAAPLAAWLDRMRFMMRVEVADVTEEWAVLGENVRAEGQEGEPVTWLDPWPTVAPGSTRYGPAADEHPGADRAWRLVLVPRTSLVDEVRAREGAGWTLVGTWATEAARVAALRPRVDLDVDDRTIPHELDWLRTAVHLAKGCYRGQETIARVHNLGRPPRRLAFAHLDGSENLLPVTGAEVSVGEKVVGRATSVAMHHELGPIALVVLKRNVDPAADLVVAAEGGTVAAGQEVVVAADGVTPDRPAARAPVARGLAPRQRRD; this is translated from the coding sequence GTGACGGGCCAGGACGCGACCCCCGTGCGCTGGAGCCCCCTGCTCGCGCGCCACGGCGCGGTGCCCGCGCTCGCGCCCGACGAGGGCGTCGCCTGGCACTACGGCGATCCCTTCGGCGAGCAGCGCGCGCTCGAGCGCCGCAACGCGTTCGCAGACCTCTCGCACACGGGCGTCGTCACCGTGACGGGTCCGGACCGGCTCACGTGGCTGCACTCCATCACGTCCCAGCAGCTCACCGGGCTTGCGCCGCGCACGTCGACCGAGCTGCTCGTCCTCGACCCCCACGGGCACGTCGAGCACGCCGCGGGCGTCGTCGACGACGGCACCACGACGTGGCTGCTCACGGACGGCGACCACGCCGCCCCGCTCGCCGCGTGGCTCGACCGGATGCGCTTCATGATGCGCGTCGAGGTCGCCGACGTCACCGAGGAGTGGGCGGTCCTCGGCGAGAACGTGCGCGCCGAGGGCCAGGAGGGCGAGCCCGTCACCTGGCTCGACCCGTGGCCGACGGTCGCGCCCGGCTCGACCCGCTACGGTCCCGCCGCCGACGAGCACCCGGGCGCCGACCGCGCGTGGCGGCTCGTCCTCGTGCCGCGCACGTCGCTCGTCGACGAGGTGCGGGCGCGCGAGGGCGCGGGCTGGACGCTCGTCGGCACGTGGGCGACCGAGGCCGCGCGAGTCGCGGCGCTGCGCCCGCGCGTCGACCTCGACGTCGACGACCGCACGATCCCGCACGAGCTCGACTGGCTGCGCACCGCGGTGCACCTCGCCAAGGGCTGCTACCGGGGTCAGGAGACGATCGCGCGCGTCCACAACCTCGGCCGTCCGCCCCGCCGGCTTGCGTTCGCGCACCTCGACGGCTCGGAGAACCTCCTGCCTGTCACGGGTGCCGAGGTGAGCGTCGGCGAGAAGGTCGTCGGTCGTGCGACGTCCGTCGCGATGCACCACGAGCTCGGGCCGATCGCGCTCGTCGTCCTCAAGCGCAACGTCGACCCCGCCGCCGACCTCGTCGTCGCAGCCGAGGGCGGCACGGTCGCCGCCGGCCAGGAGGTCGTCGTCGCGGCCGACGGTGTGACGCCCGACCGTCCGGCGGCGCGAGCGCCTGTCGCCCGGGGGCTCGCACCGCGT
- a CDS encoding alpha/beta fold hydrolase, translating to MTADFSTVLVDGPWRHGFVPANGTRFHVAEAGPEDGPLVLLLHSFPQFWWTWRHQLEALGAAGYRAVAMDLRGTGASDKPPLGYDVLTRSRDVAGVVRSLGASSATIVGHGLGAHVAWSMPSLQPAVTESVVAVACPHPARMHRRLRAVLTPRVARYLALVQLPSVPERQLRDGLAGRIVADGSVAPRPDDELAMYNTAMQVPFAAHNALEPLRWIVRSAPRVDGRRFLSVVRRPVAVPTMLVHGAQDPFLRADGIELDAAALCRDFRFEMIDGVGHFPHEEAPERVSGLLLEHLGRL from the coding sequence GTGACCGCCGACTTCTCCACCGTCCTCGTCGACGGGCCGTGGCGCCACGGCTTCGTCCCCGCGAACGGCACCCGCTTCCACGTCGCCGAGGCAGGACCTGAGGACGGTCCGCTCGTCCTCCTGCTCCACTCGTTCCCGCAGTTCTGGTGGACGTGGCGCCACCAGCTCGAGGCGCTCGGCGCAGCGGGCTACCGGGCGGTCGCGATGGACCTGCGCGGCACGGGCGCGTCGGACAAGCCGCCGCTCGGCTACGACGTCCTCACACGCTCGCGCGACGTCGCGGGCGTCGTGCGGTCGCTCGGCGCATCGTCGGCGACGATCGTCGGGCACGGGCTCGGCGCGCACGTCGCGTGGTCGATGCCGAGCCTGCAGCCCGCGGTGACCGAGTCTGTCGTCGCGGTCGCGTGCCCGCACCCTGCGCGCATGCACCGGCGCCTGCGCGCGGTGCTCACGCCGCGCGTCGCGCGCTACCTCGCGCTCGTCCAGCTGCCGTCCGTGCCGGAGCGGCAGCTGCGCGACGGCCTCGCGGGACGGATCGTCGCGGACGGGTCGGTCGCACCGCGCCCGGACGACGAGCTCGCGATGTACAACACCGCGATGCAGGTGCCGTTCGCCGCGCACAACGCGCTCGAGCCGCTCCGCTGGATCGTGCGCTCGGCGCCCCGGGTCGACGGCCGACGCTTCCTCTCGGTCGTGCGGAGGCCCGTCGCCGTACCGACGATGCTCGTCCACGGCGCGCAGGACCCGTTCCTGCGCGCGGACGGTATCGAGCTCGACGCGGCAGCGCTCTGCCGCGACTTCCGCTTCGAGATGATCGACGGCGTCGGACACTTCCCGCACGAAGAGGCGCCCGAGCGTGTGTCGGGGCTCCTGCTCGAGCACCTCGGTCGCCTCTAG
- a CDS encoding response regulator transcription factor has product MDLLLLTSSAEASAQVLPALGLLGHRVHVAPAEPSALLGTQDADVVLLDARRDLAGARSMCRVIAAAGIEVPLVLVLSEGGLTVVTAEWGATDLLLEHASPAEVEARLRLALERARVRSGARADAEEISSGDLVIDPSGYTVKVRGEPVDLTYKEFELLKCLGAHPGRVFTRAQLLQEVWGYDYYGGTRTVDVHVRRLRAKLGPEHEQLIGTVRNVGYRFDPPAARRTPAEAPSSHEGQQ; this is encoded by the coding sequence ATGGATCTCCTGCTGCTCACCTCGTCCGCCGAGGCCTCCGCGCAGGTGCTCCCCGCGCTCGGCCTGCTCGGTCACCGCGTGCACGTCGCGCCCGCCGAGCCGTCGGCCCTCCTCGGCACGCAGGACGCGGACGTCGTGCTCCTCGACGCGCGTCGCGACCTCGCAGGCGCCCGCAGCATGTGCCGCGTCATCGCGGCCGCCGGGATCGAGGTCCCGCTCGTCCTCGTCCTCTCCGAGGGTGGCCTCACGGTCGTCACCGCAGAGTGGGGCGCGACCGACCTCCTGCTCGAGCACGCGTCGCCCGCCGAGGTCGAGGCGCGGCTGCGCCTCGCGCTCGAGCGTGCGCGCGTACGCAGCGGGGCGCGCGCCGACGCCGAGGAGATCTCCTCGGGCGACCTCGTCATCGACCCGTCGGGCTACACGGTCAAGGTGCGGGGCGAGCCGGTCGACCTCACGTACAAGGAGTTCGAGCTCCTCAAGTGCCTCGGCGCCCACCCTGGTCGTGTCTTCACGCGCGCCCAGCTGCTCCAGGAGGTCTGGGGCTACGACTACTACGGTGGGACGCGGACGGTCGACGTCCACGTGCGGCGGCTGCGCGCCAAGCTCGGTCCCGAGCACGAGCAGCTCATCGGGACCGTGCGCAACGTCGGCTACCGCTTCGACCCTCCGGCCGCGCGCCGCACCCCGGCAGAGGCCCCCTCCTCGCACGAAGGACAGCAGTGA